In Ignisphaera sp., the DNA window TCCAGAGAGCTCAAAAGGTCTTCGTTCGAGAACTTCTTCTGGTATAAGTCCAACTGATTGTAGAGCTTCTCTAACTAAGTTCATTTTTGTTTCATTATCATAGTTATGCTCAAATAGGTTAAAAACTCTTAAGAGATCGTCTCTGATTCTATGTGTTGGATTAAATGATGAGAAAGGATCCTGAAAAACCCCATTAACATTTCTCCAATACCACTTAAGATCGTTTTTCGATTTAAGATCGTGCCATATATCTTTACCCATAAAGACTATGGAACCTGATGTAGGTTTCAACAATCTTAGAATAATTCTTGCTGTTGTTGTTTTACCCGAACCACTTTCGCCCACAAGAGATATGATTTCGCCTTCCTTTACATCAAGACTCACATTGTCGACAGCCAGGATCATCTTGTGTGTAATCAAACCTGATCTATAGGTTTTTGTTAAGTTTTTAACATTGAGTAGAGTCATATGTGTTACCTCATCTCTTTAGATATAACCAACATGCAACATAACTATTTTGTCCTAGTTTTTCAAGTTTTGGCTCTTCTCTTCTACATGTATCCATAGCGAATGGGCATCTTGGATGAAATCTACAGCCAGGTGGAGGATTTATTAGGCTCGGAGGTTCACCGGCTAACGCTAGTGATAGTACTTTTTTCACTCTTTCTACTATCTGTGTTTCTGGTGTGAGTATCGAGAACATAAGTGCTTTAGAGTATGGATGTAATGGATTAT includes these proteins:
- a CDS encoding ABC transporter ATP-binding protein, producing the protein MTLLNVKNLTKTYRSGLITHKMILAVDNVSLDVKEGEIISLVGESGSGKTTTARIILRLLKPTSGSIVFMGKDIWHDLKSKNDLKWYWRNVNGVFQDPFSSFNPTHRIRDDLLRVFNLFEHNYDNETKMNLVREALQSVGLIPEEVLERRPFELSGGMRQRILIARIFLIKPKLVIADEPTSMIDATLRLSILNLFTRLREELKISIMFITHDLGLATYVSDRILVMYKGKIIEEGTPEEILNNPKHEYTQNLLNSVPKLYTSWFKQL